CCACATTCAACGATGGATTAAATATTTCACAGATACCGGTCATGAAGTACACATAATATCAGATAGTTCCAATGATAAAATTAACATTGAAAACGTAATATTCCATCAACTTAAAAATATCAATTCAAATAGAAACACGGTGACGTTCTATATAACCTTGATAATCAATATTGTATATGTTAATTATCTAATAAAGAGTATTAAGCCAGACATTCTCCATGCACATTATGTTATATACTACGGGTTTTATGGAGTTTTAACTTCTTTTCATCCTTTAATCATATCTGTTTGGGGTAGCGATGTTTTAAAAGTGCCAGATGAGTCCATAATAGCAAAGTACATAATTCGTTATACTCTTAAAGGTGCAGATAAGATCACTACTACTGCTGAATTTATGAGAGATCACCTATTTGATAACTTTAAACTAGCAAAAGAAAAAATCATTAGAATTCCATGGGGAATAAATACCAACATTTTTTATCAAAGGTACAGTTCTAAAGAAAAAGAATTAAAAGAATATTTAGAAATAGGAGATGCTGAAACAGTTGTTATCAGCAACAGGAGCATGGCCCCACAATATAATATTGATAAAATTATTGAAGCTATCCCTTATGTTCTAAAATCAAATTCCAATACTGTTTTTGTGTTTATAAAGGGTTACGGTACCACTAATTTTGAAAAAAAAATGAGATTGAAGGCTCGAAAATTAAATATCACAAACAACATTCGTTTTATTTCAAAGAATATAACACCTAAAGAAATGGCTACCTATCTTAACATTTCCAACATGTTCATTTCAATAACAAAAACAGATCAATTTGCAAGTAGCATTATGGAAGGAATGGCATGTGGATTGGTCCCTATTGTAAGTAATATTAATGTTTACCACCAATATCTATCAGATAATAGTAATGCACTATTTGTTAATCCAGATAATCCACAGGATTTAGCGGAAAAAATAATTTATTGTATTAATAATCCTGAAATAAAGGAGAATTTTTATAAAATAAACAAAGAAATCATTGAAAAACATGAAAATTGGGATAAAAATGCTCGAAAGATGGAAAAATTATATGAAGAAATGCTAAAAGAAGGAGAAGTTAAAGATGAAATGGAAAATCCCATTGTTCAAAATATATCAGGATGATGATGATATCCAAAGTGTAACAAATATTATCAAGAATGGTTCTCATTGGGCAGATGGAAGAGAAATCCAGCTATTTGAAAATGAAATTTCCCAGTATCTTGGAAGAAAATACGCTGTGACATTTAATTCTGGAACTTCAGCTCTGCATACTCTCCTTTTAGCTCATGGTATTAAAAATAACGATGAAATAATAGTTCCATCTTTTACATTTATCTCAACGGCTAATGCTCCTCTTTTTGTTAAAGCAAAACCTGTTTTTGCAGAAATTGAAGATAAAACATATGGATTAGATCCTGAAGATGTTAAAGAAAAAATTAATCCCAAAACTAAAGCAATTATCCCTATTCATTATGGGGGTAGCCCCTGTTTAATACGTGAATTAAAAGAGATTGCTGATGATTATAATGTTTTACTCATAGAAGATACTGCAGAATCACTTGGGGCAAAAATAAAAGATAAAAAATTAGGGAGCTTTGGAGATTCCGCCATACTTAGTTTTTGCCAGAATAAAGTAATTTCTACAGGTGAAGGAGGGGCAGTTGTAACAGATTCAAAAGAAATCTATGACAAATTAAAATTAATAAGATCACACGGAAGGTTAGATGCTCAAGATTACTTCTCTTCAACCAATTACATGGATTACATAACTTTGGGATACAATTTTAGAATGCCTACCATGTGTGCAGCACTGGGTTTATCACAGCTAAAGAAAATAGACTCTATAATTAAAATGAGAAGGAGTAATTCATCCTATTTAACAAAAAAATTGTCAAAAAATGGCATAACTATACCAAAAAGTCCATCAGATTATTATAATGTTCATCAACTATTTACAATAAGGATTGAAGAACAAAGGGATGAGTTAATGGAATATATGTCAAATAAAGGTATAATGACTAAAGTATATTTTTCTCCAGTTCATTTAACTCATTTTTATCAAAAAAAGTTGGGATATAAAATTGGAGATTTGCCTGTTACTGAGAAGGTATCCAATCAAGTACTGTCTTTGCCAATGTATCCCACATTGACAAAAAGAGAAATGGATTATATTGCCGAAAATATTGAAAAATTTTTGAAGGTAAAATAATGAAGGACAAATTAAGGAAAAAGACTGTTTTAGTTACTGGTGGAACAGGATCAATAGGTACAGAGATAGTCAAACAAGTTCTAAGTTATGATGCATCCAAAGTCATAGTTTTCAGCAGAGATGAAATAAAACACTTTTCATTAAAGAAAAATTTAACAGATGATCGACTTGAAACCGTCATTGGAGATGTAAGAGACTATCGTAGCGTTCAGCGAGTATTTAATGATTTTGATATCGACCTCATTTACCATGCAGCTGCAATGAAACACGTTGTTGTATGCGAAGATTTTCCAATAGAAAGTGTCCGAACTAATGTTTTAGGAACACAAAATATGGTAGACCTGGCAACAAAGTACGGAATCCCAAAGATGATCAACATCAGCACAGATAAATCAGCGTATCCTGTTAACGTGATGGGTGCAACTAAATTTATTGCAGAAAGAATCGTACTTAATGCAAATTTTTCTTGTGTTAGATTTGGTAATGTTGCTAACTCTCATGGTTCAGTAATTCCCATCCTCCTAGAGAATCTTTTAAACGGGAAACCAATAAACATAACTAATCCCAATGCAACCCGATTTATTATGGAAATTCCGGATGCAGTCAATCTTGTAATGGAAGCTACCAAATATGCTCAGGGTGGAGACCTATTTATTCTAAAAATGAAGGCATTTAAACTAGGAGACTTGCTAGATGTAATTTTGCATAAGATCGCTCCAAGATTGAATATACCCGAGGAAAATATTAAAGTAAATATGATTGGTCTGGTTGATGGTGAGAAACTTCATGAAGGTTTGGTTAACAGTACAGAATCCCAATTTCTCTTCGAGCTAAACAACACTTATGTAATTTTAAAAGACAAAGAAAAAGCCCTAAAATATGAAGATACAAGAAAAATAAATTCATTTAAATACACTTCCAATGAGGTGGATTTAATTTCAAAAAGCGAAATAGAGAAGATTGTAATTAATTACTTTAAAAAAGACAGTATGAGGGAGAAATTATGGGAATATCTAACAAATTACTCCAAAAAATATGTTGTCCAACATGCAACGGAGATTTATTAAGTGACGAATTAAACATGCTTCAGTGTAATGACTGTGGAAAATTGTTCCAAATCATCAATGGTATACCCTTATTTACAAATGAAAAATCAGCATATGACAATTTATATAATCAAATCGACTTTCATAAACATCCATTTGGGCATAATATAGATTATGCTGCCTGGAGAAAGGGAAAAATAAATAAAGAAATTGTAAAGTACTTAGAAAAAGGATCAGTTTTAGATGATGGAGGGGGGTATGGTTATTTAAAAGAATTTCTTGGAAAGGAAAATACATATTACAATATGGAGTACAGCTATGAAATACTGAATTATGATACCAGCCATTTAAAATCTGTCGGAAAAGGAGAAGAATTACCATTCAAGGATGCTATTTTTGATAATATAGTAAGCGGCGATGTACTTGAACACGTGTATAACAAAGTAAAATACCTTGAGGAAACATACAGGGTGTTAAAACCTGGAGGAATATTTATTTTAAATACACCACGAACAGAATGGATTGAATCTTATAAAAAATCTATCTGGTTTTGGATTCCTTATTTGGGCCATGTAACAAACAGAATCAAATACCTGTTTAGAGATAAAATAAATTTAAAAACTCCAGAAGGCGTTGTTGACATACCCAGCAATGAAGTATGGTTACGTAATAAATTAGAAACGATTGGTTATCAAATAATTGTCCAGAAACGAACTGATAACCATCTTCCAGGCCTTTCCAATAAATTCTGGAGAAAGTTCGCAGATGCATTTATAAATCCAGAAAAGATGGGGCATTGTGTCTTTTTTGTTTGTAAAAAAGAGTGAATATGGAGGATAAATATTGACAAACGAAAACACATGTGAAAATTTAAAAGATAAACTAAAGAAGTGTGGAAACAACGTTAAAATATACCCTCTTTCAAAGATTATAAGGCCCGAAGTCATAGAAATAGGAAATAATTCAATGATTGATGATTTTAGCTTCATAAATGGAGGTAAAAGGATTAAAATTGGCAAATATGTCCATATTGCATCTTTTGTAAGTATTATTGGTGGTGGAGAACTAAAACTAGGTGATTATACTGTTTTAGCATGCGGTTCTAGAATATTGACTGGAACTGATACATATCACGGGGGAAAAAGAATGTCTACAGCATTGCCACTTGAACAAAGAAATGTAATTAGAGGTAAAGTTGAAATAAAAAAGGATGCATTCGTTGGGACCAATGCAGTTATTCATCCCAATGTGAAGATTGGAGAAGGGGCAGTAATTGGCAGTTGCAGCCTTGTAACTAAAGATATTGAACCATGGAGTATTAACGTTGGAGTCCCCTGTAAAAAGATAGGATACAGGCCTGATGTTACTGTTGAAGATATATAACTTACATTTGTAGAATGGTATCATGAATTTAAAAACATTATTCCTTCGTTATATGGGTAAGATACCCGATCGAGCCGAAAGATTAGAAAGTTACATAGACAATTTCAAAAAAATGGGCGTAAAAATTGGAAAAAATGTGGATATGTATGAGGTTTCAATAGACAGCCTATTTCCATTTCTAGTTGAAATAGGAAATAACTGTATAATAACAGGAGGAACTAAAATATTAGCCCATGATGCTTCTTTGAGTCTATTCACAAATCAATACAAGGTAGGTAAAGTTACAATTCATGATAACGTATTCATCGGAATGGACGCCGTTATAATGCCTGGTGTTGAAATTGGGCCAAATGTTATAATTGGAGCTAACTCGGTCATTACAAAGACAGTTCCTCCAGATTCAGTTGTAGCAGGAGCGCCCGCAAGGCATATATGCACTATTGACGAATTTTTGGATAAACACAAACCTGAAATACACCATAATACCGAAATCATCATAGTTGACTCTCCAAAACTAAGTAACGATCAAGAAGTAATAAAGTTTAGGAAATATGTTAAAAACATAGTAAACCAATAAAAATTTAATTATATCAATTTCTAAGCTAATATAAGTATTTATATATTAAAATATGGAATTTAAACTGTTTATAGATTAAATAGTAATTGATAAAACCATTCTGTATTTATAAATAATTATTAGGCGAACTAAATGAAATTTATAAAAAACGTCCTTTTAACATTTTCTGTCCAGTTAATAGCAGTGATCTTGGGAATAATTATTTCAGTCATTTTAGCTAGAACGCTTGGACCAGAAAAAGTAGGGATATATTCAATAGTCATACTGATATTCACACTTTTAAGTACATTTGGAAACCTTGGAATTGCTATATCCAATACATATTATGGTGTAAAAAAAAGATATACCTGGAGTGAAATAGCTTCAAACTCATTGATATCATCATTTTTGCTTGGAATAATCATTCTAGCAGCCCTTTTACTATTTTATTATTTCAATCCATCACCATTTGAAAACCTCGATCCAGGTCTTTTATTAATAGCTTCGATAACGATGCCTTTCATCCTTTTAATGTTATATTTCCAAAATATTTTATTGGGTCAAAACAGGATAGAAGAGTACAACTTTACAAATATCACCCAAAGCATCATCTACCTATCACTGATTGTTATACTCATTTTAGTTGTACATGGAGATTTAGGGGCAGTAATTGCTTCATGGACTGTATCCTATGTAACTGCATCCATTATACCTGTAATACTGGTTTATAGATCTACGAAATTTAAATTACATTTTAATTTAAACCTTTTCAGTAAAAGCGTGAAATTTGGTTTACAAAGCTATTTGGGTAATGTAATCCAGTTTTTTAATTACAGGATAGACATGTTCTTAATTGAGATACTATTAAACTTTACAAGTGTCGGTTACTATTCTATATCAGTCGGGCTTGCAGAATCATTATGGTACTTGCCCAGTGCTGTAGGTACCATGGTATTTGCAAGAACTCCTGGTTTAAGTGAAAAAGAAAGGAATAAATCAACTCCTCAAGTTTGCCGTAACACATTGTTTGTAACTATAATACTTGCTACAGTTCTATTTTTTACCGGGAAATATATAATATTAATTTTGTTTGGTTTGCAATATTTGCCAGCACTTACACCTTTATGGGCACTTATTCCAGGAATAATTGCTTTAAGTATCTGTAAAGTTTTGAGCAATGAAATAACAGGTCGTGGAAAGCCATTAATAATTACTTATGCATCTGTTATATCTTTAATTGTTAATATTCCCCTGAATATAATTTTTATCCCACAAATGGGAATTACAGGGTCTGCTTTAGCTTCCAGCATATCTTACACTGCTGCTACATTAATAGTTTTAGCAAAATTCATTAAAATATCAAATAGCACAATTTCGGAAACATTAATTATAAAAAAACAGGACATTAAGCTTTATAATGAATTTTTATTGAAAATAGGAGAAGTTGTCCAAATTAGATTTAAAAAATTATTTCAAAATATTAATTCTTATTTTATTTAATTTTTCTTCGTGATGATAAATAACCAAGCATTTTTCTTATTCACTGTTAAAAACATTTACACAATTTTAAATATAAATAAGGTATTAATATATCAACTACCCTCTCCAAAAAAGAGCCTTAAAAAGATCTCAAATGATGCAATATGAAGTATTTTCAAAGCATTGTCCCCTTCTCCTTTTTCATGCTCAGATATTAACTTTTGAATATATTTTTGATTTAAATATTTTTTTGAGACTGTTTTTTCAGTCAGTAACAATTCTTTAAAATAATTTTTCCAATTTTCATTGACTCTAAACCACTGGCTAAAATTAAGGTAACCTCTTTTATTTGGAAGGAAAATTTTTCCAGGGAATAATCTATTAATTAGCATCTTCAACCCTTCTTTTTTTAGGTGATAGTAACTTCCCAATGCCCATAAAATTAAGGGGTAATCCGCCCGGACCATTGTTAAATTATAATGAATTTTAGACAATTCAGGTGAAAGTTTAATTAAAAATTTACGGTATAACCTGTGATAAAAACGTGATTCAGGAGGTATTTTTGATATTAATTCCATCAGATTATTATCATATGTAGGTACAGAATTTTCCATTATGGTCCTAATTAGTACATGAGACATTAAAACATATCTCCTAACTCGATTTTTAAGGAGGAATATATCCGAATGGTTTGCTTTATCCTTTTCATTAATCCTGTTAAATTCTTTTTTAAAACTGTCTAAGCTTTTATAATCATTATAACCTTTAATTAACAGTTCATCTAGTTCATGATCATTGAAGAGTGTTGTTATTTCAACCAATAGATTTAATATGTTCACGTTGCTTTCACTATTAATCATTTTTTTATCCAGAAGAGATCCTAAATAACTTCCCCCTAAAGTTAAATCTAAAGCAAGACCATCAAATATTACATCAATCTTATCTTTCATAATCTTAAAAAGAGGAATAATATAACTGTAACCTATATAAACCAGCCCATCAGAGTAATATACCATATTTTGAGCATTTTCGATAATCATCTCAGGAGTAATATCTAATGTATTGATGTTTAAGCCTACTTTTTTAGAAACCTTTTTTGCGATTTTAGCCTCATCACAATCTTCAGGGCCAAATGTAAAGAGTATAACTTCCTTTCGTTTATCTATGTCCATTGCAGCCAAAATAACCCTTGAATCTAATCCTCCACTTAAAGATAAACCGTAACTATAATCATTTTCCATTCGGGTTTCAACAGCATTCTTCATGGTTGATATAAGTTCTTCAATAAATTCATCTTCAGATTTACTGTAATCCGGTTCATAATCATAGTCCCAGTATTGATCAATGGATAAGTCTTTACCATCATAAACCATAATTGATGCAGGGGGTAAAAGATAAATATCTTCAAAAAATGTTCTATCACCTAAAATAGTGCTAAAATTAAACCAGTCAATTACAGATTCATATTTTAATTTCTTTTTAAGTTGAGGATATTCCAGTATTGCTTTTACCTCAGAGGCAAAGATAAAAGTTTCCCTAAAGAAATAATATAACGGCCTAAGACCATATCTATCATTAAAAATAAATAATTTCTCTTTTTTAAGATCTAATATAATAAAAACAAATGATCCATTCAATTTTTTAACGAATTCTTTACCATATTTTTCAAAAGAATATAAACAGTATTCAGCATCATTTTTGTATTTAAACCGGTATCCATCATATTCTAACTTTTCCATATCTTCATTGTAATCATATATTTTTCCATCAAAAAAAATGCATAAAGAACCATCACTGTTAAAAACAGGTTGTTTTTCTGGATTGAAAGTATCAAGATGTACTCTAGCTAACTCAAAAGAGGAATTAATGTACTTATCTACCTTATAAAAGCTTTCATGCATTATTGAATCTATCATTTTTTCTATGATGTTTTCATTTGTTTCTTTTATAGAATTTTTATGGATGAAACCCAGTAATCCCGGCATATTCTCACCTGCGGTATATCGCCGAATTTATTAATGATTTAAATATATAGACATCTTCTTCTGTAATAAAAATTTTAAATATCCCTATTAAATAAAGTGTCAAAATTATAGAGCCTACTATAACTGTACTTAAAAATAATGTCCCTGCTTTAAATAATATTAAAGCAAAAATAACTACCCCCATCATCTTCAAAAACCAGTTGACATCTACTTTAATTGATAAATGTTTAACAGTGAAAAATAGATTAAGAAAAGCGCCGCCTGACAAAGATATCATAGATGATATCGCTGCCCCCATTATATCAAAGTGAGGAATCAGTATAATATCTAAAATAACATTTATTGACATCATTAAAGCGGTTATCTTAAAGGTTAAATTTGCTTTTCCTATACTAATTAATGCCCCACTTATCGGTTGAGCAATACTCCCCCTTATTACCGTCCCTATAAGTAATATCTGCAAAGGAATGACGGCATAAAGATAGTTAGATTTATACAATATATTTATTATATCCGTTGCAAAAAATCCAACCATTAATCCTAAAAATACTAAAATAACTGTAGAATATTTCATAGTTTTATCCATCATCGTATTAATTGCGGTTTTATTGTTCTTTCCCCAATATTCAGATGTGGCAGGATAAGTTATTTTTTGTATAGATAGAGGAATTATCCAAAAGAAATTGCTCAAACCAACAGCTACACTATAAAAACCTACAGATGATGAAATTAAAAGAATCCCCACTAAAATAATGTCCATCTGATTGTTTATTTCATTTAATGCACTTGTTGACAAAATTCTAGCACCGTAATTCAACAATATTTTTGTTGTCTCTTTATATAGTTTAAATGTAAATTCAAAATAGTTTCTACAGCAGGTGATTAAAAAAATACTTAAAATAATAGAAGATACTAAAATTCCAATTACTGCACCTGTACTTCCCCACCCGTTGTAAACAAAAAATACAGTTATGATGGTCATGGCAATATTTTGAACAATGATGCCAATGCCATACAATTTCATTTTTCTCAAACCATTTAAAAAGGACAATAAAACATTATTTAAAAGAGTAAATGGAAATGAAAACACCAGTATTTTTATCAAAATCTCCAGTTTTGGCATTTTAAATACATAAGCAATTAATCCTGAAGAAAAATAAAATAGAAAGATAAAAATTATTCCCAGAATTATACAGGTTATTATACTTGAAGATGTGTACTGATCAATTTTAAATTTATCATCTTTGTATTCGGCCAAATATTTTATCATTGCAGGAGGAATACCAATTGCACAAATCAGTGTGGCAATGGAATTGAATGTTAATGCTTCTCTATATACTCCTAAATCACCAGGTCCAAGATATCTAGCTAAAAAGATTGATAATACAAAACCTATTATAGTTATAAGCATGGTTGCAAGGAAGGTTACACCGACATCAAAAACAAATTTTTTTGTTTCATTCATTTAATCACAATTTAATATCACTAAAATTCATTTTAAGCTTGCAAACTTAGTTTTTTTTAATAATAATATTAAAAACATCCGAAAACCTTTTGGCCATCTCCTTATGACTGTATTTATCTATTTCTTCAGAAATTCCATTATAACTAACTTTTCCACTGGATTTAAATTCAGAATATGCCCTAAATATTTCTTCTTTTATTTCATCTATATCATTTAAACTAGTACCTGCACTAGTTTTTGCAAGTAATTCATCGACTACTCCCCCTTTGTAACCTATAGAAATTATTGGCCTTTTTGAAGCAAGATATTCAAAAATTTTACCTGTAAAAACTCCTTCTTCATGGGGATTATCCCACATCAATAATAACAACATTTGAGATCTCCATTCCCTTTTAATTACTTCATCTCTTGGAATAGGCCCATGTATATTAACTATATCCACTATATCATGCTTTTCTACCATTTCCCTAAGCAGATCCTCATCAGGCCCAAAAAAATTAATTTCAAAATCAGTTATATTTATCTTATTTTCCAGATTTAATTGCTTAATTGCATCAAATAGAATTCCAGGATCTCTTTTGCCATTCCATAAGCCTCCAGCATAAGTTATACTGAATTTTTCTGTTAAAGGAATTCCTGGATTGACATTCTCTGGATCAAAACCATTTGGAATTATAAATATATCTTCATGAGCTTTATGTAACTTTCTCAAAATTTTAGCTAAAGGTTTAGAAACTATTATTAAACAATTGGCTTTGGTTAATGTTTTTATTTCTAGCCGTTTTTCCAATAATTTGCGTGGAAAAAAATTACTATAACTATAATAACTATATTGTGTCCATAAATCACGCATATCTGCTACCCATGGGATTCCATGCTTTTCTTTTAAACTTTTAGCAATTGAATGGGGAGTTACTGGAGGAAAAGAGCTAACTATTACATCCACATCTTGATTTTTCAGCAGATCATCTGCGGCCTGCATCGCTGGATAATACCAGTACTTTTGTATATCAGGATATAAAAAAAATGCATCCCATAGATATCGGATAATCTTTATAACTAAATTACTGTTCTCATTTACATTCTTAAGTAGGCCAGGTAATTTTTTTATATAGTAACTATCATCATAAGGCACAGTTACTACCTTAAATTTATTTAATTCTGGAGATGGTTTATTTGTCAATACAATAGGTTCCCATCCAAAATAAGGCAAATATTTAATAAGTCCTCCCATCCGAATTGTACCTACAACGGCACCGTGCTTATAATGGATTATTAAAACTTTCATATTAGTATTTTATCAATCATGACATAAATTATTATGGTAATTTAATATAATAATATATTTAAGCTAATTTATTCGAAGTATATGACTAAAAATTAGAAATATCAGTTAAATCACCTAAAAAATGCAAAAATTTAAATTAACAATGTAAAATTAGACTATATAACCTTAAATTACATTCTAAAATATATATACAATCCAAAAATAAGTAATTGATATAATTAAATAACTAAGAGGGATAAATAAACAATTATATTCTTAATTAAACATAGATTTATTTTTTTAAGTTTTATAAAGTTAAATTATAATTATATTTATTTTTATACAACGTGAATTAAAATTTAACGCTTTTTAAGTTTTTAAATTGAATTAAATTATTTAAATTTACACCTAATTAAAAAAAATATTCTTTTTTTTATATTAAAAAAATTTATATATTTTAATATACTAATAATATAATAATAACTATTAATAATAATTAAAAAATAGATTTACAGTCATCCCATAGGAAGAATTATTATAAAAATCATTAAAATTGCAATTTTAGACATTAAAACTGCCATAAAATCACTAAAAACGTTATAAGCTGTTAATATGGGATTAAAACAATTTAAAAAAATAAATAAAACTCTTAAATCTAGTATAAACTTAAAATAGTCAAAATTTAAAAAATACATAATTCTAAAATTTATAATGATACCTCGAGAGTATAAAGTTGATAAAATGAATTGTAAAATATGTAATAATTCTCAAAATAATAAAATTTACAAAATTAAAGAGATGATGTTCAACTCAGGAGAATCTTTCGAGTATTTAGAATGTTCACACTGTGGTTGCCTCCAAATAACTCATGTGCCACCAAATATAGAAAAATACTATTCTGGAAAATATTATTCATTCAAAAGAAATTATAACAAATTTTTGAAACACACACTAACCACCAAAAGAGATGAATATGCGTTATTTAAAAAAAATTTTTTAGGTAAACTACTTTATAAGAGATATCCCCACGATTTATTGTTTAACATTGGCAAATGTAACCTAAAATATGATTCAAAAATATTAGATGTCGGTTGTGGCTCAGGTAACCTTTTATACTCCTTAAAAAATGCAGGATTTGGAAATTTAGTTGGTATTGATCCTTATTTGAAAAAAGAAATTACATCTCCCCGTCTTAAAATCGTTAAAAAAGAGATTCAAGAGATGTCTGAAAAATTTGATTTAATTATATTCAGCCATTCACTAGAACATATGGACAAACACGCCGAGATAATACAAAAAATTTCAAATATTTTAAATGATGGAGGTTACTGCATCGTTAGTATGCCCCTAAAAACAGATTACATCTGGGATTTATACGGCACTAATTGGGTCCAGATAGATGCTCCACGCCATATCCTTATTCACAGCTTTAAAAGTTTTAGTACAATAATAAAAAATGCCAATTTGAATGTAAAAAGTGTAGAATTTAACTCTAACGAATTTTTATTTTGGGGTAGTGAACAGTATAAAAGGAATATTCATTTAGAAGCTGAAAATTCCTATGCAAATAACCCTAAAGGAAGTATTTTTACAGGAAAACAAATCAAAGAATTCAAAGATAATGCAGATAATTTAAATAAAAGAAATTCAGGGGATCAGGCAATTTTTATTTTGGAGCAATGAATATGAGCTCAAAAGTGTCCATTATCATCCTTAACTGGAACGGATGGAAAGATACTATAGAATGTTTAGAATCTCTTTATCAAATAGATTACCCTAATTATGAAGTAATTCTCATCGATAACAATTCCAGTGATAATTCTATAACAAAGATCAGAGAATACTGCGCAGGTAACATAAAAGTAGAATCCCCTTTCTTCCAGTATAATCCAGAAAATAAACCTATAACCATTACAGAGTACACTAATAACAAACTTAAATCCGTAGACAAATTAGATGAAAATTTTCAGAATTTATCTTGTACTAAACTAACTTTAATAAAAAATGATAAAAATTACGGTTTTACGGAAGGTAATAATATTGGAATAAGATTTGCACTTGATAAGTTAAATTCAGATTATATCTTACTTTTAAACAATGATACTGTAGTGGACAAAGAATTTTTAAGAAAAATGGTAAATACAGGAAATAATAACCCTGAAATTGGAATTCTTGGATCTGCAATATACTGGTACAACAATAGAAATATGATCCAATCTGCTGGTGCAAACTTATCCTTTAAAACTGGAAAACAGTATATTTTAGGCAGGAATCAAA
The Methanobacterium bryantii genome window above contains:
- a CDS encoding glycosyltransferase family 2 protein; this translates as MSSKVSIIILNWNGWKDTIECLESLYQIDYPNYEVILIDNNSSDNSITKIREYCAGNIKVESPFFQYNPENKPITITEYTNNKLKSVDKLDENFQNLSCTKLTLIKNDKNYGFTEGNNIGIRFALDKLNSDYILLLNNDTVVDKEFLRKMVNTGNNNPEIGILGSAIYWYNNRNMIQSAGANLSFKTGKQYILGRNQIDSGQFNGILDVNYVSGCALLIKSMVIDKIGLLNGTYFLYWEETDWCIRARKNGFKVCCIPQAKIWHKESSSANKVMDYYFTRNTFLFMKQYTNTSQFGIFILYFFGFRFWFKIGAYILYYKNINLLFCFFKGVKEGLFIQNKH